From the genome of Perca fluviatilis chromosome 1, GENO_Pfluv_1.0, whole genome shotgun sequence, one region includes:
- the LOC120566531 gene encoding zinc finger protein RFP-like — protein sequence MASVSILQSEDQFLCSICLDVFTDPVTTPCGHNFCKNCITDHWNISDRCQCPLCKEAFTTRPDLRVNTFISEMVTQFRQSAQQKASSSSSEQQVSKPGEVPCDVCTGTKLKALKSCLVCLVSYCETHLEPHLTTSGLKRHQLIDPVENLEGRMCTKHDKPLELFCKTDQTCVCMLCTVLDHKMHDVVPLKEEYEGKKVELGKTEAEIQQMIQKRRLKIQEIKHSVDLSEEDADREIAEGVQVFTSLKESVERGLNELINTIKEKQKTTEKQAEAFIKELEQEISELMKRSTEVEQLSRSEDHLRLLQSVQSLNIQQPPPTKDWTEVSVCPSSYEGTVVKAVVHLEETLSKEMKKRLVEFELKRVQQYAVDVTLDPDTAHPVLILSDDGKQVNHGDVRKNLPDNPERFSLYCIVLGKQSLSSGRFYFEVQVKEKIKWTLGVARESINRKGNITLNPQKGYWTIGLRNRNEYEALAVPSVLLSLKSPPQKVGVFVDYEEGLVSFYDVDAAALIYSFTGCSFTEKLFPYFHTGNNEGGKNSAPLIISPVRLN from the coding sequence ATGGCTTCTGTGAGCATTCTGCAATctgaagatcagtttctgtgctccatctgtctggatgtgttcactgatccAGTCACCACACCATGTGGTCACAATTTCTGCAAAAACTGCATCACTGATCACTGGAATATTAGTGACCGGTGCCAGTGTCCCTTATGTAAAGAGGCCTTTACCACCAGACCTGATTTGAGAGTCAACACTTTCATCTCTGAGATGGTCACTCAGTTCAGACAGTCAGCTCAacagaaagccagcagcagcagctcagagcaacaagtgtccaaaccaggagaagttccctgtgacgtctgcactggaaccaaactgaaggccctgaagtcctgcctggtgtgtctggtcTCCTACTGTGAGACTCACTTGGAGCCTCATCTGACAACGTCAGGCctgaaaagacatcagctgatcgACCCTGTGGAGAACCTGGAAGGCAGAATGTGTACTAAGCACGATAAAcctctggagctgttctgtaagaccgaccagacatgtgtctgcatgctctgcACTGTTTTAGATCACAAGATGCATGATGTTGTTCCTCTGAAAGAAGAATATGAAGGAAAGAAGGTAGAGCTGGGGAAGACAGAGGCTGAAATTCagcagatgatccagaagagacgactgaagattcaggagatcaaacactcagtcgacctcagtgaggaagatgcagacagagagatagcagaaggtgttcaggtcttcacttctctgaaggagtctgttgagagaggcctgaatgagctcatcaacacgatcaaagagaagcagaaaacaacagaaaaacaggctgaagctttcatcaaagagctggaacaggaaatctctgagctgatgaagagaagcactgaggtggagcagctcTCACGCTCTGAAGACCACCTCCGTCTTCTCCAGAGTGTCCAGTCCCTAAACATCCAACAACCTCCACCCACCAAGGACTGGACAGAAGTCAGCGTCTGTCCATCATCATATGAGGGGACTGTGGTTAAAGCTGTGGTTCACCTGGAGGAGACACTCAGTAAAGAGATGAAGAAGCGGCTCGTTGAGTTTGAGCTGAAGAGGGTccagcagtatgcagtggatgtgactcttgatcctgatacagcacatcctgttctcatcctgtctgatgatGGGAAACAAGTGAATCATGGTGATGTGCGGAAGAATCTCCCAGACAACCCAGAGAGATTTTCTCTTTATTGTATTGTTTTAGGAAAACAGAGTCTCTCTTCAGGCAGATTTTACTTTGAGGTTCAagttaaagaaaaaattaaatggaCTTTAGGAGTGGCCAGAGAGTCGATCAACAGGAAGGGAAACATCACACTGAACCCTCAGAAAGGTTACTGGACTATAGGGTTGAGAAATAGAAATGAGTACGAAGCTCTAGCTGTCCCTTCAGTCCTTCTTTCTCTGAAGTCTCCTcctcagaaggtgggggtgtttgtggattatgaggagggtctggtctccttttatgacgtagatgctgcagctcttatctactcctttactggctgctccttcactgagaaactcttcccATACTTCCATACTGGTAATAATGAAGGTGGTAAAAACTCTGCccctctgatcatctctcctgtcagaTTAAACTAA